In one window of Eubalaena glacialis isolate mEubGla1 chromosome 13, mEubGla1.1.hap2.+ XY, whole genome shotgun sequence DNA:
- the LOC133103412 gene encoding speedy protein E4-like: protein MKLKRQRVSSVLPEHHEVFNRMLEDPVIRKFLAWDKNLEVSDKYLLSMVIAYFSRAGLFSWQFQRIHFFIALYVANDMEEDNQAPKQAIFSFLYGKNRSQRPLFHKLRLQFIRSMGWNARVTREECEQIQAFDPELWVWGRDRALLP from the exons ATGAAGCTCAAGCGACAGCGGGTGTCTTCAGTGCTTCCTGAGCACCACGAGGTCTTCAACAGGATGCTCG AGGATCCCGTCATTAGGAAATTCCTCGCCTGGGACAAAAACCTGGAAGTATCTGACAAG TATCTCCTGTCGATGGTGATAGCTTATTTCAGCCGGGCCGGGCTCTTCTCCTGGCAATTCCAGAGAATCCATTTCTTTATAGCTCT CTATGTGGCCAACGACATGGAAGAGGACAACCAGGCCCCCAAACAGGCCATCTTTTCATTCCTCTATGGAAAGAACCGCTCCCAGCGTCCCTTGTTCCACAAACTGCGTCTCCAGTTCATCCGTTCCATGGGCTGGAACGCTAGGGTCACTCGGGAAGAGTGCGAGCAG ATCCAGGCTTTTGATCCGGAGCTCTGGGTGTGGGGAAGAGATCGCGCCCTCTTGCCCTAG